One Phocaeicola dorei genomic region harbors:
- a CDS encoding DUF4133 domain-containing protein, translating to MAKFSINKGIGRSPEFKGLKSQYLFIFAGGLLALFVVFVIMYMAGIGQWVCIGFGVVSALVLVWATFRMNTKYGEWGLMKLQALRSHPRYIINRRKFLRLISPTSKKRKV from the coding sequence ATGGCGAAATTTAGTATCAACAAGGGGATAGGCCGCAGTCCGGAATTCAAAGGGCTCAAAAGCCAGTACCTGTTCATCTTCGCAGGCGGGCTGCTCGCCCTGTTCGTGGTGTTCGTCATCATGTATATGGCGGGCATTGGCCAGTGGGTCTGCATCGGTTTCGGTGTCGTTTCCGCTTTGGTGCTTGTCTGGGCCACTTTCCGCATGAACACGAAGTACGGCGAATGGGGGCTTATGAAACTCCAAGCTCTGCGCAGCCATCCCCGCTACATCATCAACCGGAGGAAATTCCTTCGGTTGATTTCTCCAACCTCCAAAAAAAGAAAAGTATGA
- a CDS encoding SLOG family protein has product MSNEKQKIIMETGNSLAAAFTGHRKERMLQGGGNNPRLTGEIRNAVLHEVVELYKKGYRVFYTGMACGFDMTAAEAVLQAREEYGDIMLVAAVPFRKQPLWFDAEDRLLYARLLEKADRVVMVSENYHKGCYLRRDEYMVRKADIVIAYWDLVPEGGTFYTVSKALTSGKPVINIHEMMKCRQLVRIG; this is encoded by the coding sequence ATGTCAAATGAAAAACAAAAGATTATCATGGAAACAGGAAACAGTCTGGCAGCGGCATTCACGGGACACCGGAAGGAACGTATGCTGCAAGGAGGCGGAAACAACCCGCGATTGACAGGGGAAATACGAAACGCGGTATTGCATGAGGTTGTCGAACTATACAAGAAAGGCTATCGCGTCTTTTACACCGGCATGGCCTGCGGGTTCGACATGACGGCGGCGGAAGCCGTGTTGCAGGCAAGGGAGGAATATGGGGATATCATGCTTGTGGCGGCGGTGCCATTCAGGAAACAGCCCTTGTGGTTCGACGCGGAAGACCGGTTGTTATATGCCCGTCTGCTGGAAAAGGCGGACAGGGTGGTCATGGTTTCCGAGAATTACCACAAGGGATGTTACCTGCGCAGGGACGAATACATGGTACGCAAGGCGGATATTGTCATAGCCTATTGGGATCTCGTACCGGAGGGAGGCACGTTCTATACGGTAAGCAAGGCATTGACAAGCGGCAAGCCTGTCATCAACATCCATGAAATGATGAAGTGCCGGCAGCTTGTCCGTATCGGATAA
- the istB gene encoding IS21-like element helper ATPase IstB, with protein MIQSEKLKAHAKRLRLYNIANRMDSILHHAQEEKPTYPEFLSLVLGTEVEMKERKDYERRLVAARLPRKHDLDEYDYNFYEGIDRRQMKELRELVWLREAYNLILMGPSGTGKTFLAAGLVFDAVKAGYKAYLMTMEDIVNCLRLKDISTPAMMTYNKILRAQLLAIDDIMLFPVKREEATAFFNLINTLHEKTSIIITTNKAPTEWVETLNDEILASALLDRLLYRCEVIKFTGSSYRLENRQTIFKRETNL; from the coding sequence ATGATACAAAGTGAAAAATTGAAAGCACACGCCAAACGTCTGCGGCTTTACAACATTGCAAACCGCATGGACAGCATTCTGCATCATGCACAGGAAGAAAAACCGACCTACCCGGAATTCCTGTCCCTGGTATTAGGCACCGAAGTTGAGATGAAAGAGAGGAAAGACTACGAGAGACGCCTTGTTGCGGCACGTCTGCCCCGAAAACATGATCTTGACGAATACGACTACAATTTTTATGAGGGCATAGACCGCCGGCAGATGAAGGAGCTTCGTGAACTGGTATGGCTCCGTGAAGCTTATAACCTGATCCTGATGGGACCATCAGGGACTGGAAAAACATTTCTGGCAGCCGGTCTTGTCTTTGATGCGGTCAAGGCCGGTTACAAGGCATACCTGATGACAATGGAGGATATCGTAAATTGTCTCAGACTTAAAGACATCTCAACTCCGGCCATGATGACTTATAACAAGATTCTGCGCGCACAGCTGCTGGCAATAGATGATATCATGCTGTTTCCTGTGAAAAGAGAGGAAGCAACTGCCTTCTTCAACCTGATAAACACCCTACATGAGAAGACATCCATCATCATTACAACCAACAAGGCACCTACAGAATGGGTAGAAACATTGAATGATGAAATCCTTGCCAGCGCTCTGCTTGACAGGCTGCTTTATCGATGTGAAGTCATCAAGTTCACCGGTAGTAGCTACCGGTTAGAAAACAGGCAGACGATTTTCAAACGAGAAACGAACTTATGA
- a CDS encoding TraL conjugative transposon family protein — protein MRKMFIKIRDLAGEKLRGICAGLSPEKRMMTIVVMAVLFALGNFYMIFCAIYDIGREDAKREVIEIAPLDIPDFVPADTLPERKIREMEDFFNQFNK, from the coding sequence ATGAGAAAGATGTTTATAAAAATCAGGGATTTGGCCGGAGAGAAATTGCGCGGCATCTGCGCCGGGCTGAGCCCTGAAAAGAGAATGATGACCATCGTCGTGATGGCAGTCCTGTTCGCTTTGGGGAATTTCTACATGATTTTCTGCGCCATATACGACATCGGACGCGAGGATGCAAAACGGGAGGTCATCGAGATAGCCCCGTTGGATATCCCGGACTTTGTCCCGGCGGACACACTTCCGGAGAGGAAAATCCGCGAGATGGAAGATTTTTTTAACCAATTCAACAAATGA
- the istA gene encoding IS21 family transposase, which translates to MDRTKDACRYQSNNRVIMWYKIRELYSKGFNKSQIAFQLGLHRSTVRRYLKMDEDTLTAKLQHRRRYPRILDKYESYVCDVLSQYRFLSASQIHDWMKEQYPDLPVVCGKTVYNFVETVRRKYNLDKEGLSKRVYEKMPDTPYGEYAQMDFGESRMPTYRNDFVKVYFFVMVMSRSRQKFVYFSCTPFTSALAVYAHELAFAYFGGKPRRIIYDQDKVLLVRENLGDLILTRTFRAFVNEQHFQPVFCRPADPESKGKVENVVKYVKRNFLAGRTFNSLEVLNTEVLQWLEKTGNGKIHGTTRLVPAEEFEIERKYLLPYYGEPVPPKDEPKEYHVRKDNTVRYRTNYYSVPSGTYKNRNTVVWLLENNGHIELYDKESGKLICRHELCPGKGKNVCDKRHHKDKTRSVNDLQVRIRKRTEDDPTVILWLRNLEREKPRYYRDNMKLLLHVISEYGKETVIAALRTCLEKNIYNSLSVQEISGSIHRSKDNMNGMTFQAPTSIPETADCHPEKTDINQYNKFFE; encoded by the coding sequence ATGGACAGAACTAAGGACGCATGCAGATACCAATCAAACAACAGAGTCATCATGTGGTACAAAATAAGAGAATTATATTCAAAAGGATTTAACAAAAGTCAGATTGCGTTCCAGCTTGGTCTGCATAGAAGTACGGTGCGCCGGTACTTGAAAATGGATGAGGACACATTGACTGCAAAATTGCAGCATCGCAGGCGATATCCCCGCATACTTGACAAATACGAAAGTTATGTCTGTGACGTTCTTTCCCAGTACAGGTTCCTGTCCGCCTCCCAGATTCATGACTGGATGAAGGAACAGTATCCTGATCTTCCTGTTGTCTGCGGGAAAACCGTATACAATTTTGTGGAAACTGTACGTCGTAAGTATAATCTGGACAAGGAGGGGCTTTCCAAACGTGTTTATGAGAAAATGCCGGATACCCCTTACGGGGAATATGCCCAGATGGATTTCGGAGAAAGCCGTATGCCCACATACAGGAACGACTTTGTCAAAGTTTATTTTTTTGTCATGGTGATGAGCCGTTCCAGGCAGAAGTTCGTGTATTTTTCCTGTACGCCTTTCACATCAGCCCTGGCCGTATATGCCCATGAACTGGCTTTCGCATATTTCGGAGGGAAGCCAAGAAGGATAATCTATGACCAGGACAAAGTCCTGCTGGTCAGAGAAAACCTGGGTGACCTCATATTGACAAGAACATTCCGTGCCTTTGTCAACGAGCAGCATTTCCAGCCCGTGTTCTGCCGTCCTGCTGATCCGGAAAGCAAGGGAAAAGTGGAAAATGTGGTCAAATATGTCAAGCGTAACTTTCTTGCCGGACGGACATTTAACAGCCTGGAAGTCCTTAACACCGAGGTCCTGCAATGGCTGGAAAAAACAGGAAACGGCAAGATACATGGAACCACACGCCTGGTTCCGGCTGAGGAATTTGAGATTGAACGGAAATATCTGTTGCCATACTATGGAGAACCGGTGCCCCCCAAAGACGAGCCGAAAGAGTATCATGTCCGCAAGGACAATACGGTACGGTACCGGACCAACTACTACAGCGTGCCCTCCGGCACCTATAAAAATCGGAACACCGTTGTATGGCTACTTGAGAATAACGGACATATCGAGCTGTACGACAAAGAGAGCGGTAAACTCATATGCAGGCATGAGTTGTGTCCCGGAAAAGGGAAAAATGTATGTGACAAAAGACATCATAAGGACAAGACACGGAGTGTGAATGACTTGCAGGTCCGGATCCGAAAGCGGACGGAAGATGACCCCACCGTTATTCTGTGGCTCCGGAATCTGGAAAGGGAAAAGCCGCGTTATTACAGAGACAATATGAAACTGCTGCTTCATGTTATATCCGAATACGGCAAAGAAACAGTGATCGCAGCCCTGCGGACCTGTCTGGAAAAAAACATATACAACAGCCTTTCCGTGCAGGAAATATCCGGCTCAATTCACAGGAGTAAGGACAATATGAACGGGATGACTTTCCAAGCTCCGACATCCATTCCGGAAACAGCGGACTGTCATCCTGAAAAAACAGATATAAACCAATATAACAAGTTTTTTGAATGA
- the traJ gene encoding conjugative transposon protein TraJ, translating to MVLLATNFDNLHQILQNLYTDMMPLCSQMTGVAKGIAGLGALFYVAYRVWQSLARAEPVDVFPLLRPFALGLCIMFFPTVVLGTLNSILSPIVKGTHTILESQTFDMNEYRAQKDRLDIEAMKRNPETAYLVDKEAFDNKLDELGALDAIEACGMYVDRAMYNMKKAVQNFFRELLELMFNAAALVIDTLRTFFLVVLSILGPVSFAISCWDGFQASLSQWFVRYISIYLWLPVSDLFSSVLAKIQVLMLQQDIEQLSDPNFIPDGSNGVYITFLIIGIIGYFTIPTVANWIVQAGGGAGNYGKNVTQLASKTGSVAAGAAGAAIGNIAGRLIKK from the coding sequence ATGGTATTATTGGCAACAAATTTCGACAACCTGCATCAGATCCTGCAAAACCTCTACACGGATATGATGCCGCTATGCTCGCAGATGACGGGCGTGGCGAAAGGAATCGCGGGGCTGGGTGCCCTCTTCTACGTGGCCTACCGCGTATGGCAGTCATTGGCAAGGGCGGAACCCGTGGATGTCTTCCCGCTTCTCCGTCCGTTCGCCTTGGGACTCTGCATCATGTTTTTTCCGACCGTTGTGCTGGGCACGCTGAACAGTATCCTGTCACCCATCGTGAAAGGGACGCATACGATACTGGAATCGCAGACCTTCGACATGAACGAGTACCGGGCGCAGAAGGACAGGCTGGATATCGAGGCGATGAAGCGTAACCCCGAAACAGCCTACCTGGTCGATAAGGAGGCTTTCGACAACAAGCTGGACGAACTGGGTGCGCTGGATGCGATAGAGGCCTGCGGGATGTACGTGGACCGCGCGATGTACAACATGAAGAAGGCGGTGCAGAATTTCTTCCGTGAACTGCTGGAACTCATGTTCAACGCGGCGGCGCTTGTCATCGACACGCTCAGGACATTCTTCCTGGTCGTACTTTCGATACTGGGACCCGTCTCGTTCGCCATATCCTGCTGGGACGGCTTTCAAGCCTCTCTCAGCCAGTGGTTCGTCCGCTACATCAGTATTTACCTGTGGCTTCCGGTCAGTGACCTTTTCAGCAGCGTGCTGGCCAAGATACAGGTGTTGATGCTTCAGCAGGACATCGAGCAGCTTTCCGATCCGAATTTTATTCCGGACGGCTCGAACGGTGTTTACATCACTTTCCTGATTATCGGCATTATCGGGTATTTCACCATCCCGACAGTGGCGAACTGGATTGTACAGGCCGGAGGAGGCGCGGGCAACTACGGCAAGAACGTGACCCAGCTGGCGTCCAAGACCGGTTCCGTGGCGGCGGGCGCAGCCGGGGCGGCAATAGGCAATATAGCCGGAAGGCTTATCAAGAAGTAA
- a CDS encoding MT-A70 family methyltransferase: MEKYNLILSDPPWKQTKGGIRKCRPLQGRKLDYPTLAMSEIKDIHAGFMDQAVNDHLFFLWTIDKFLHESESMMAELGYRLHARLVWNKGNGIAPCFSVRFSHEYLLFFYHGKFTPVALDARGSITTVFEEKAAGHSRKPEISYGIIERLYPDARKLELFARRPRTGWDIWGNEVDCTAFLEKTEYHGEI, encoded by the coding sequence ATGGAAAAATACAATCTGATTCTGTCGGATCCGCCCTGGAAACAGACGAAAGGCGGAATCCGTAAATGCCGGCCTTTGCAGGGCAGGAAGTTGGATTACCCGACACTGGCCATGTCCGAAATCAAGGATATCCATGCCGGATTTATGGACCAGGCCGTGAATGACCATCTGTTCTTTCTGTGGACCATCGACAAATTCCTGCATGAAAGTGAGAGCATGATGGCAGAACTGGGCTATCGTCTGCACGCCCGTCTGGTCTGGAATAAAGGAAACGGAATTGCCCCCTGCTTCTCAGTGCGTTTTTCGCACGAATACCTCCTGTTTTTTTATCACGGGAAGTTCACTCCGGTGGCTTTGGATGCAAGAGGTTCCATAACGACGGTATTCGAGGAAAAGGCTGCCGGGCACAGCCGGAAGCCGGAAATCAGTTACGGAATCATTGAACGCTTGTATCCGGATGCCCGGAAGCTGGAATTGTTCGCCCGCAGGCCGCGTACCGGCTGGGACATATGGGGGAATGAAGTGGACTGCACTGCATTTTTAGAAAAAACGGAATACCATGGCGAAATTTAG
- a CDS encoding DUF4141 domain-containing protein, with protein sequence MKKKILTLCMGCFFISLTAKAQWVVSDPGNLAQGIINAAKNIVHTSSTAGNMLNNFQETVKIYKQGKEYYDGLRKVKNLVRDARKVQQTILMVGDITDIYVINFERMLGDPYFTAEELSAIALGYTKLLEESSHLLNDLKTVVNENGLSMNDKERMDIIDRCYTDMLQYRSLVQYYTNKNIGVSYLRARKRNDLDRVMALYGSPSERYW encoded by the coding sequence ATGAAAAAGAAAATCCTCACGCTGTGTATGGGCTGTTTCTTCATCAGTCTCACAGCGAAAGCGCAATGGGTCGTGAGCGACCCCGGCAATCTTGCCCAGGGCATCATCAATGCCGCCAAGAACATCGTTCACACGTCTTCCACCGCAGGCAACATGCTCAATAATTTTCAGGAGACCGTGAAGATTTACAAGCAGGGCAAGGAATATTATGACGGCCTGCGCAAGGTCAAGAACCTTGTCCGCGACGCGCGCAAGGTGCAGCAGACCATCCTCATGGTCGGCGACATCACGGACATCTACGTGATTAATTTCGAGCGTATGCTGGGCGATCCCTATTTCACGGCGGAAGAGTTGAGTGCCATCGCGCTCGGTTACACGAAGCTGCTGGAGGAGAGCTCACACCTGCTGAACGACCTGAAGACGGTAGTCAACGAGAACGGGCTCTCGATGAACGACAAGGAACGGATGGATATCATCGACCGCTGCTATACCGACATGCTGCAATACCGTAGCTTGGTGCAGTATTATACGAACAAGAACATCGGTGTTTCCTATCTGAGAGCCAGGAAGCGGAACGACCTGGACCGCGTGATGGCCCTTTACGGCTCACCCAGCGAACGTTACTGGTAA
- the traK gene encoding conjugative transposon protein TraK, producing the protein MEFKSLKNIETSFRHLRLFGIVYLCACTLLVGFSVWKAYGFAEAQRQKIYVLDEGKSLMLALSQDLEQNRPVEAREHVRRFHELFFSLSPDKDAIEGNIRRAMFLSDRSAYSHYRDLAEQGYYNRIISGNMSQRIGIDSVKCDFNAYPYEVVAYARLSIIREKSVTERSLVTRGRLLNSTRSDNNPHGFILEAFRVVENRDIRVYDR; encoded by the coding sequence ATGGAATTCAAATCATTAAAAAACATCGAGACCAGTTTCAGGCACCTGCGCCTGTTCGGTATCGTCTATCTCTGCGCGTGTACCCTGCTTGTGGGATTCTCCGTGTGGAAGGCATACGGCTTCGCCGAGGCGCAGAGGCAGAAAATCTATGTGCTGGATGAGGGGAAGTCTCTCATGCTGGCCCTTTCCCAGGACTTGGAACAGAACCGACCCGTGGAGGCCAGGGAGCATGTCCGGCGCTTCCACGAGCTGTTTTTCTCGCTCTCTCCCGACAAGGATGCAATCGAGGGCAATATCAGGCGGGCCATGTTCCTGAGCGACCGCTCCGCGTACTCCCATTACCGGGATTTGGCAGAGCAAGGCTACTACAATAGGATTATTTCCGGCAACATGAGCCAGCGTATCGGGATTGACAGCGTGAAATGTGATTTCAACGCCTACCCGTATGAGGTGGTGGCGTATGCCCGGCTTTCCATCATCAGGGAGAAGAGCGTGACGGAGCGCAGCCTCGTCACGCGGGGCAGGCTGCTCAACTCCACCCGCAGCGACAACAACCCACACGGCTTCATTCTCGAAGCCTTCCGCGTGGTGGAGAACAGGGATATAAGAGTGTATGACCGTTAA
- a CDS encoding TraG family conjugative transposon ATPase — MRNVMKTTTLESKFPLLAVEHGCIISKDADVTVAYRVELPELFTLTQAEYEAVHSTWAKAVKVLPNYSIVHKQDFFIEESYRPDICKDDLSFLSRSFERHFNERPYLQHTCYLFLTKTSRERSRTTSSYNALTRSFIIPKEMTDKETVTRFMECCEQFERIVNDSGLLRMVRLTDGEITGTDTSAGIIEKYFSLSQEDTACLQDLTLGTGEMRIGDNYLCLHTLSDPEDLPSNVTTDCRYERLSTDRSDCRLSFAAPIGILLTCNHVVNQYLFIDDSAENLRKFEQTARNMHSLSRYSRSNQINREWIEEYLNEAHSKGLTSIRAHCNVMAWSDDREKLKRVKNDVGSQLALMEAKPRHNTVDVPTLFWAAIPGNAGDFPFEESFYTFIEQALCLFIGETSYKDSLSPFGIRMVDRLTGKPVHLDISDLPMRNGTITNRNKFILGPSGSGKSFFTNHMVRQYYEQGTHVLLVDTGNSYQGLCNLIHARTHGEDGIYFTYEENNPIAFNPFYVEDGVFDIEKKESIKTLILTLWKRDDEPPTRAEEVALSNAVNLFLENIRKDRSIRPSFNSFYEFIRDEYQDILKAKRTREKDFDVFNFLNVLEPYYRGGEYDYLLNSDKQLDLLGKRFIVFELDNIKDNKVLFPIVTIIIMETFINKMRKLKGIRKMILLEEAWKAISKEGMAEYLRYLFKTVRKFFGEAVVVTQEIEDIVSSPIVKGTIINNSDCKILLDQRKYVNKFDEIQALLGLTDKERAQILSINMANNPSRKYKEVWIGLGGTQSAVYATEVSLEEYYCYTTEESEKLELMRLAEKLGGNIELAIRQLAESKRNSK; from the coding sequence ATGAGAAACGTAATGAAAACAACTACGCTGGAAAGCAAGTTTCCGCTGCTGGCCGTGGAGCACGGATGCATCATCAGCAAGGACGCGGACGTCACCGTGGCCTACAGGGTGGAGCTGCCCGAACTCTTCACGCTCACGCAGGCGGAATACGAGGCCGTCCATTCGACATGGGCCAAGGCGGTCAAGGTGCTGCCGAACTACAGCATCGTTCACAAGCAGGACTTCTTCATCGAGGAAAGCTACCGTCCCGATATCTGCAAGGATGACCTGAGTTTTCTCAGCCGCAGTTTCGAGCGGCATTTCAACGAGCGACCGTATTTGCAGCACACCTGCTACCTGTTCCTTACCAAAACGAGCAGGGAACGCAGCCGCACGACGAGCAGTTACAACGCCCTCACGCGGAGCTTCATCATTCCGAAGGAGATGACGGACAAGGAGACCGTCACCCGTTTCATGGAGTGCTGCGAACAGTTCGAGCGCATCGTCAACGACAGCGGCCTGCTCCGCATGGTACGCCTGACGGACGGGGAGATTACCGGGACGGACACCTCGGCGGGAATCATCGAGAAGTATTTCTCGCTCTCGCAGGAGGACACCGCCTGCTTGCAGGACCTGACACTCGGTACCGGGGAGATGAGGATAGGCGACAACTACCTCTGCCTGCACACCCTTTCCGACCCGGAAGACCTGCCCTCGAATGTCACCACGGACTGCCGTTACGAACGGCTCTCCACCGACCGCAGCGACTGCCGGCTCTCCTTCGCCGCGCCGATAGGCATCCTGCTCACGTGCAACCATGTCGTGAACCAGTACCTCTTCATCGACGATTCGGCGGAGAACCTGCGCAAGTTCGAGCAGACGGCGAGGAACATGCACTCGCTTTCCCGTTACAGCCGTTCCAACCAGATTAACCGCGAGTGGATCGAGGAATACCTGAACGAGGCGCACAGCAAGGGGCTGACCTCCATCCGCGCGCACTGCAATGTCATGGCATGGAGCGATGACCGGGAGAAGCTGAAGCGTGTCAAGAACGATGTCGGCAGCCAGCTGGCATTGATGGAGGCCAAGCCGCGCCATAACACGGTGGACGTGCCGACCCTGTTCTGGGCGGCCATACCCGGCAATGCGGGTGATTTCCCGTTCGAGGAGAGTTTTTACACCTTCATCGAGCAGGCATTGTGCCTGTTCATCGGGGAAACCTCCTACAAGGATTCGCTTTCGCCTTTCGGTATCCGCATGGTGGACCGGCTGACGGGCAAGCCCGTCCATCTGGACATTTCCGACCTGCCGATGAGGAACGGTACGATTACCAACCGCAACAAATTCATCCTCGGACCCTCCGGCTCCGGCAAGTCATTCTTCACCAACCACATGGTGCGCCAATATTATGAACAGGGGACCCACGTGCTTCTGGTGGATACCGGCAATTCCTATCAGGGACTGTGCAACCTTATCCATGCCCGGACGCACGGCGAGGACGGCATCTACTTCACCTACGAGGAGAATAACCCGATAGCCTTCAATCCTTTCTACGTGGAGGACGGGGTGTTCGATATTGAGAAAAAGGAATCCATCAAGACGCTTATCCTCACCCTTTGGAAACGTGACGACGAGCCGCCGACACGTGCCGAAGAGGTGGCGCTTTCCAATGCCGTGAACCTCTTTTTGGAGAATATCCGCAAGGACAGGAGCATCAGGCCCTCGTTCAATAGTTTTTACGAATTCATCCGTGACGAGTACCAGGACATCCTGAAAGCAAAGCGCACCCGCGAGAAGGATTTCGACGTGTTCAACTTTCTCAATGTGCTTGAACCTTACTATCGTGGAGGCGAGTATGACTACCTGCTCAATTCCGACAAACAGCTTGATTTGCTTGGTAAACGGTTCATTGTCTTCGAGTTGGACAATATCAAGGACAACAAGGTCTTGTTTCCGATTGTAACCATTATCATCATGGAAACCTTCATTAACAAAATGAGGAAGTTGAAGGGAATCCGCAAGATGATACTGCTGGAAGAAGCATGGAAAGCCATCAGCAAGGAGGGCATGGCGGAATATCTGCGGTATCTCTTCAAGACGGTCCGAAAATTCTTCGGCGAGGCTGTCGTCGTCACGCAAGAGATCGAGGATATCGTCTCGTCACCGATTGTCAAGGGGACCATCATCAACAACAGCGATTGTAAGATTCTTCTTGACCAACGGAAATATGTCAACAAGTTCGATGAGATACAGGCGTTGCTCGGCCTGACCGATAAGGAGCGGGCGCAGATACTTTCCATCAACATGGCGAACAACCCTTCCCGAAAATACAAGGAAGTCTGGATCGGTCTGGGCGGTACACAATCAGCGGTCTATGCCACGGAGGTATCGCTTGAGGAGTACTATTGCTACACGACCGAGGAGAGCGAGAAACTTGAACTCATGCGGCTTGCAGAAAAGCTGGGCGGCAACATAGAGCTTGCAATAAGGCAGCTCGCAGAGAGCAAACGTAACAGTAAGTAA
- a CDS encoding BfmA/BtgA family mobilization protein: MQTKITKTIRVSIDVKQHLDEMKGSVSASEFIETMLSYFERNGVDPRTSINGKFKTLELQGIERIIKIIRAIEKDKIDKLLPASEAHSDDLLKQADKQVTQLKAEVERLKKASAPDVVGRNKLGQVVRLLENAFDQKNFKKAEKGTDYFVAPVYLEMLLYKVKEICS; the protein is encoded by the coding sequence ATGCAAACAAAAATTACAAAAACCATTCGTGTATCCATAGATGTGAAACAGCATCTGGACGAAATGAAAGGAAGCGTGTCGGCCAGTGAATTCATTGAGACAATGCTGTCCTACTTTGAGCGGAATGGGGTGGATCCCCGAACATCAATCAACGGGAAGTTCAAGACACTGGAACTTCAGGGAATCGAACGGATCATCAAAATCATCCGTGCCATAGAAAAAGATAAGATTGACAAGCTGCTTCCTGCATCGGAAGCGCACAGTGATGATCTGCTGAAACAGGCAGACAAACAGGTCACCCAACTGAAAGCGGAAGTGGAACGCTTGAAAAAAGCAAGTGCTCCTGACGTGGTAGGTAGAAACAAATTGGGACAGGTTGTCAGGCTGCTGGAAAACGCTTTCGACCAGAAGAACTTCAAGAAGGCGGAAAAAGGAACAGATTATTTTGTCGCACCGGTTTATCTGGAAATGTTGTTATATAAAGTAAAGGAAATATGCTCATAA
- a CDS encoding DUF4134 domain-containing protein has product MKKRFFLAASMLLATVGAFAQGNGIGGITEATNMVTSYFDPGTKLIYAVGAVIGLIGGVKVYSKFSSGDPDTSKTAASWFGACIFLIVAATILRSFFL; this is encoded by the coding sequence ATGAAAAAAAGATTTTTTTTGGCAGCTTCCATGCTGCTTGCGACAGTCGGGGCTTTCGCCCAGGGTAACGGTATCGGCGGGATTACGGAAGCCACCAACATGGTCACTTCCTACTTCGATCCGGGTACCAAGTTGATTTACGCCGTCGGAGCTGTCATCGGCCTGATCGGAGGAGTTAAGGTATACTCCAAGTTCTCGTCAGGCGACCCCGACACGAGCAAGACGGCCGCCAGCTGGTTTGGCGCCTGTATTTTTTTGATTGTCGCCGCGACTATCCTGCGCTCGTTCTTCCTCTAA